A region of Nitrosomonas stercoris DNA encodes the following proteins:
- a CDS encoding catalase, producing the protein MDDSNKKLTTSAGAPVPDNQNVMTAGERGPMLLQDIWFLEKLAHFDREVIPERRMHAKGSGAYGTFTVTHDITRYTQAKIFSEIGKKTELFVRFSTVAGERGAADAERDIRGFAIKFYTEEGNWDLVGNNTPVFFLRDPLKFPDLNHAVKRDPRTNLRSARNNWDFWTLLPEALHQITIVMSDRGIPASYRHMHGFGSHTFSFINAQQERHWVKFHFRTQQGIKNLTDAEAEALIGKDRESHQRDLYESIERGEFPRWTLFVQIMPESDVAKLSYNPFDLSKIWPHKDYPLIEVGVMELNCNPENYFAEVEQAAFNPANVIPGISFSPDKMLQGRLFSYGDAQRYRLGVNHSQIPVNAPRCPFHHYHRDGAMRVDGNHGSTLGYEPNSYHEWQQQPGYAEPPLTLEGAAAHWNRREDEDYYTQPGNLFRLMSPAQQQVLFDNTARSIAEAPREVQLRHIAHCLNADKAYAEGVAAALGISMDEVG; encoded by the coding sequence ATGGACGATAGCAACAAAAAACTGACAACCAGCGCGGGTGCTCCCGTTCCGGATAACCAGAATGTCATGACAGCTGGAGAGCGTGGCCCAATGCTGCTGCAAGATATCTGGTTTTTGGAGAAACTGGCGCACTTTGATCGCGAGGTGATTCCTGAGCGCAGAATGCACGCCAAGGGTTCTGGTGCATATGGTACCTTTACCGTGACACATGATATTACTCGTTACACGCAGGCAAAAATCTTCTCGGAAATTGGTAAAAAAACAGAATTGTTCGTTCGCTTTTCCACCGTGGCAGGGGAGCGGGGAGCAGCAGATGCCGAGCGGGATATCCGTGGCTTTGCCATCAAATTCTATACAGAAGAAGGTAATTGGGATCTGGTGGGAAATAACACACCGGTATTTTTTCTGCGTGATCCACTGAAATTTCCGGATCTGAATCATGCTGTAAAACGGGATCCCCGCACCAATCTGCGCAGTGCACGCAATAACTGGGATTTTTGGACATTGCTGCCGGAAGCTCTGCACCAGATTACGATTGTCATGAGTGATCGGGGTATTCCAGCATCGTATCGGCATATGCATGGTTTCGGTAGCCATACTTTTAGTTTTATCAATGCGCAGCAGGAACGGCATTGGGTGAAATTTCATTTTAGAACACAGCAGGGAATCAAAAATCTGACCGATGCCGAAGCAGAAGCGCTGATCGGCAAGGATCGAGAAAGTCATCAGCGTGATTTGTACGAAAGTATTGAGCGCGGTGAGTTTCCACGCTGGACATTATTTGTTCAGATTATGCCGGAAAGTGATGTGGCCAAGCTCTCCTATAATCCGTTTGATCTGTCCAAAATCTGGCCGCATAAAGATTATCCGCTGATCGAAGTGGGGGTGATGGAATTAAATTGTAACCCGGAAAATTATTTTGCTGAGGTTGAGCAAGCTGCATTCAATCCGGCAAATGTCATACCAGGTATCAGTTTCTCACCAGATAAAATGTTACAGGGTCGCTTGTTTTCTTATGGCGATGCGCAGCGCTATCGTTTGGGAGTCAATCACTCGCAGATTCCGGTTAATGCGCCTCGCTGCCCATTTCATCATTACCACCGTGATGGTGCCATGCGTGTTGATGGTAATCATGGCAGCACACTGGGGTATGAGCCGAACAGCTATCATGAATGGCAGCAGCAACCCGGTTATGCGGAACCTCCCCTGACGTTGGAGGGAGCGGCTGCTCACTGGAACCGTCGCGAAGATGAGGATTACTACACACAACCGGGTAATCTGTTCCGGTTGATGAGCCCGGCACAACAGCAAGTGTTATTCGATAATACAGCGCGTTCTATCGCTGAAGCTCCTCGTGAAGTTCAGCTCAGGCATATTGCCCATTGCCTGAATGCTGACAAAGCCTACGCGGAGGGAGTTGCTGCAGCATTGGGAATTTCCATGGATGAGGTGGGATAA
- a CDS encoding RNA-binding protein Hfq produces MGAKGQLLQDPFLNILRKERVPVSIYLVNGIKLQGHIDSFDQYVVLLKNSVTQMVYKHAISTIVPGKTISLPIPAGASSEQDES; encoded by the coding sequence ATGGGCGCTAAAGGGCAATTATTGCAAGATCCATTTTTAAATATTCTACGTAAGGAGCGCGTACCTGTTTCCATCTATCTAGTCAATGGTATTAAATTACAGGGCCACATTGATTCCTTTGATCAATATGTGGTTTTGTTAAAAAACTCTGTGACGCAGATGGTTTACAAACACGCTATTTCTACTATCGTACCGGGTAAGACGATTTCACTACCAATACCAGCTGGAGCATCATCAGAACAAGATGAATCATGA
- a CDS encoding modulator of FtsH protease HflC, translated as MKSISSVLTGLLLVIGIVGSSAIFIVDQREQALVFQLGEVVGVKTEPGLYLKIPFIQNVRFFDSRILTMDSEEPERFITSEKKNVLVDLFVKWRIIDVKQYYVSVQGDETLAQVRLAQTINSSIRDEFGNRTVHDVVSGERDEIMKIMRQKANRDAEKIGVRVIDVRLKRVDLPQEVSESVYRRMEAERKRVANELRSTGAAEAEKIRADADRQHEVILAEAYRDAQKVMGEGDARATAIYAEAFQKDEKFYEFYRSLDAYKKSFKSEKDILVVEPNSEFFKYMKSSSLDQEK; from the coding sequence ATGAAATCGATTTCATCTGTGTTGACTGGTCTTTTGCTGGTTATAGGAATTGTCGGCAGTTCTGCTATTTTTATTGTAGATCAGCGTGAACAGGCATTGGTATTTCAACTGGGAGAAGTGGTTGGTGTCAAAACAGAACCTGGTCTGTATTTAAAAATACCTTTTATCCAGAATGTACGTTTCTTTGATTCCCGTATTTTGACAATGGACTCCGAAGAGCCGGAGCGTTTTATTACTTCCGAGAAGAAAAACGTTTTGGTGGATCTGTTTGTGAAATGGCGAATTATTGACGTCAAACAATACTACGTTAGTGTGCAAGGTGATGAAACATTAGCGCAGGTGCGGCTTGCCCAGACGATTAATTCCAGTATTCGGGATGAATTTGGTAATCGTACCGTACACGATGTGGTTTCCGGTGAGCGTGACGAGATCATGAAAATCATGCGTCAAAAAGCCAATAGAGATGCTGAAAAGATCGGTGTAAGGGTGATTGATGTGCGTCTCAAGCGTGTTGACCTTCCACAGGAAGTGAGTGAGTCTGTCTATCGTAGAATGGAGGCAGAACGTAAGCGAGTTGCCAATGAATTGCGCTCAACGGGTGCGGCTGAAGCCGAGAAAATTCGAGCGGATGCAGATCGTCAGCATGAAGTTATTTTGGCAGAAGCGTATCGTGATGCCCAGAAGGTGATGGGGGAGGGAGATGCACGAGCAACTGCAATTTATGCTGAAGCTTTCCAGAAAGATGAGAAATTCTATGAATTCTACCGAAGTCTGGACGCATATAAAAAATCCTTCAAGAGCGAGAAAGATATTCTCGTCGTAGAGCCTAATTCAGAATTTTTTAAATATATGAAAAGCTCATCGTTGGATCAGGAAAAATAA
- a CDS encoding hypothetical protein (UPF0394 inner membrane protein YedE): MTLGNFKQQYLVRFWSPVPAVILAGILSAFYFGITGTFWAVTGEFTRWGGHILQWFGVDVSRWGYFQVIGLQGSPLTRIDGIMILGMFTGCFSAALWANNVKLRLPKHRIRVFQAIVGGIIAGFGARLAMGCNLAAFFTGIPQFSLHAWFFAIATAVGTLAGAKVSLLPIFRIPVQLKKVSDTLPLDQHASRAPRYFRIGTLLFITFVMWAIAKALDEPKLGYAALFGLAFGLIIERAQVCFTSAFRDLWITGRTQMAKAIIAGMAVGTIGIYSYVQLGMDPKIFWAGPNAVIGGLLFGFGIVLAGGCETGWMYRAVEGQVHFWLVGVGNIIGSTLLALMWDDLAPVLVLNFDKVNLLSTFGPQGGLLITYGMLGMLLAAVIYWERRFFNRKNHQKLQTI; this comes from the coding sequence ATGACTCTCGGTAATTTCAAACAACAATACTTGGTTCGTTTCTGGTCACCTGTTCCCGCTGTTATCCTGGCCGGTATTCTGTCTGCATTCTATTTTGGTATTACCGGTACTTTCTGGGCTGTTACAGGCGAATTTACTCGTTGGGGTGGGCATATCCTGCAATGGTTCGGGGTAGACGTGTCTCGTTGGGGTTACTTTCAAGTCATTGGTTTGCAAGGCTCACCCTTGACACGCATAGATGGCATCATGATTCTTGGCATGTTTACTGGGTGCTTCTCAGCAGCGCTGTGGGCCAATAATGTTAAGTTACGTCTACCTAAACATCGTATCCGAGTATTCCAAGCAATTGTTGGTGGCATCATTGCAGGATTCGGTGCCCGTTTAGCCATGGGCTGTAATCTAGCAGCATTTTTTACCGGTATCCCACAATTTTCTCTGCATGCCTGGTTCTTTGCCATAGCAACTGCAGTCGGCACACTGGCTGGCGCTAAAGTGAGTCTATTACCCATCTTCCGCATCCCGGTGCAGCTTAAGAAAGTATCAGATACATTACCACTTGACCAGCATGCATCGCGAGCACCACGTTATTTCCGTATAGGTACTCTACTATTTATCACTTTTGTAATGTGGGCGATTGCTAAAGCGTTGGATGAACCCAAATTAGGTTACGCTGCCCTGTTCGGTTTGGCATTTGGGCTTATTATTGAGCGTGCCCAGGTTTGTTTTACTTCTGCATTCCGTGATTTATGGATTACTGGCCGTACGCAAATGGCCAAAGCAATTATTGCGGGCATGGCCGTCGGCACTATCGGCATTTATAGCTATGTGCAACTGGGAATGGATCCCAAAATATTCTGGGCCGGGCCTAATGCCGTTATAGGAGGATTATTATTTGGTTTTGGTATTGTACTTGCAGGAGGGTGCGAAACCGGTTGGATGTACCGCGCCGTTGAAGGGCAAGTGCACTTTTGGCTGGTAGGTGTGGGTAATATTATTGGGTCCACTTTGTTGGCGCTGATGTGGGACGATTTGGCACCTGTACTTGTGTTGAATTTTGACAAGGTTAATCTGCTGAGCACATTCGGACCACAAGGAGGATTATTGATCACCTACGGTATGCTGGGCATGCTGCTGGCCGCGGTAATATATTGGGAAAGGCGCTTCTTTAACCGAAAAAATCACCAGAAGTTACAAACAATTTAA
- a CDS encoding epoxyqueuosine reductase QueH, which translates to MEREKLELPENGEKLLLHSCCAPCSGEVMEAILASAIDFSIFFYNPNIHPRREYELRKDENIRFAEKYNIPFIDADYDRDEWFKRAKGMEMEPERGIRCTMCFDMRFERTALYAYENGFNVITSSLGISRWKNMEQINGSGVRAAAKYPGITYWTYNWRKKGGSARMLEISKREKFYMQEYCGCAFSLRDTNNWRAKKGRGRIRIGEKYYGEADK; encoded by the coding sequence ATGGAACGTGAAAAATTGGAGTTACCGGAGAATGGTGAAAAATTATTATTACATTCTTGTTGCGCACCTTGTTCAGGTGAGGTGATGGAAGCTATTTTGGCTTCCGCAATTGATTTTTCCATCTTTTTTTATAATCCGAATATCCATCCGCGTAGAGAATATGAGCTGCGCAAAGATGAAAACATTCGTTTTGCAGAAAAATATAATATTCCTTTTATTGATGCAGACTATGATCGAGATGAATGGTTTAAGCGAGCCAAAGGTATGGAAATGGAGCCGGAACGGGGAATTCGCTGCACCATGTGTTTTGATATGCGCTTTGAACGCACAGCGCTGTATGCCTATGAAAACGGATTTAATGTCATTACCAGCTCATTGGGTATTTCTCGCTGGAAAAATATGGAGCAGATCAATGGTAGTGGTGTGAGAGCAGCTGCAAAATATCCAGGGATTACTTATTGGACTTATAACTGGCGTAAAAAAGGCGGAAGTGCACGGATGCTGGAAATTAGTAAACGGGAGAAGTTTTATATGCAGGAATATTGTGGCTGTGCTTTTTCTCTGCGTGATACTAATAACTGGCGAGCAAAAAAAGGTAGGGGGCGTATTCGAATTGGGGAAAAATATTATGGTGAGGCTGACAAGTAA
- a CDS encoding ATP phosphoribosyltransferase regulatory, whose translation MRNWLLPEYIEDALPRDAYRIEKIRRLIMDMLFVHGYQLVMPPLLEYVESLLAGSGSGMNLRMFKVVDQLSGRMMGLRADMTPQAARIDAHLLNTNGVTRLCYASSVVHTVPDEITRTREPFQIGAELYGHSEVESDLEIQRLLLECLAVSGIQSIHLDLGHIRVFRSLIRRAGIRAEFERELYTALSAKDTSSLKELACTGLDECLDKTTREALLLLPELYGDQAILTYARQHLPDFPEIKNALDQLEYVAKVLQPYVDKVTFDLADLRGYHYHTGMVFAAYTRKSPVAIALGGRYDEIGKSFGRARPATGFSLDLKLLSRLTEINDYPQGILAPWKPQDQELAATIKQLRDAGQIVVAELPGGNSEEIVGCDRKLVLQNGKWEVCQLSECG comes from the coding sequence ATGCGTAATTGGCTACTGCCAGAATATATTGAAGATGCTCTGCCTCGCGATGCGTATCGCATTGAGAAGATTCGCCGTCTTATCATGGATATGCTGTTTGTGCATGGCTATCAGTTGGTCATGCCTCCTTTGCTGGAATATGTCGAATCGCTATTGGCTGGTAGTGGTAGCGGCATGAATCTACGGATGTTTAAAGTCGTTGATCAGCTAAGTGGCCGAATGATGGGATTACGTGCTGATATGACTCCACAAGCTGCTCGCATTGATGCCCATTTATTAAATACTAACGGCGTGACGCGACTTTGTTATGCCAGTAGCGTAGTACACACGGTACCCGATGAAATCACGCGGACACGAGAGCCTTTTCAGATAGGCGCTGAATTATATGGTCACTCAGAAGTAGAAAGTGATCTTGAAATCCAGCGTTTGTTATTGGAGTGCTTGGCTGTTTCTGGAATTCAATCCATTCATCTCGATTTGGGTCATATTAGAGTATTCCGTAGTCTGATTCGCCGTGCAGGTATTCGAGCCGAATTTGAACGAGAGCTATATACGGCATTATCAGCTAAAGATACCAGCTCCCTTAAAGAGTTGGCGTGTACAGGTTTGGATGAGTGTTTGGATAAAACCACTCGAGAGGCGTTATTATTGCTGCCAGAACTGTATGGGGATCAAGCCATTCTTACTTATGCGCGCCAGCACTTGCCAGATTTTCCAGAGATTAAGAACGCACTTGATCAACTAGAGTATGTGGCAAAAGTATTGCAACCTTATGTAGATAAGGTAACTTTTGATTTGGCTGATTTGAGAGGTTATCACTATCACACTGGAATGGTATTTGCTGCCTATACCCGAAAAAGCCCAGTTGCTATTGCATTGGGGGGGCGTTACGATGAGATTGGCAAATCATTTGGTAGAGCTAGGCCAGCAACTGGTTTTAGCTTGGATTTGAAACTATTATCGCGCCTGACGGAAATTAATGATTATCCTCAAGGTATCTTGGCGCCGTGGAAACCACAAGATCAAGAATTGGCTGCAACCATTAAGCAGTTGCGTGATGCGGGACAAATAGTCGTAGCTGAACTTCCTGGAGGTAATAGCGAAGAAATCGTTGGGTGCGACAGAAAACTGGTATTGCAAAATGGTAAGTGGGAAGTTTGCCAGCTTTCTGAATGTGGATAA
- a CDS encoding putative sulfur carrier protein YedF, producing the protein MKTTTITPDFRLDMIGEPCPYPAVATLEAMPQLQPGQVLEVISDCPQSINSIPIDAKNHGYEVLEIQQNGPTIRYLIRR; encoded by the coding sequence ATGAAAACAACGACTATTACTCCAGATTTTCGCCTCGATATGATTGGAGAACCTTGTCCTTATCCCGCTGTAGCTACGCTAGAAGCGATGCCCCAGTTACAACCAGGGCAGGTGCTTGAGGTGATTTCTGATTGTCCACAATCAATCAATAGTATTCCAATTGATGCTAAAAATCACGGATACGAAGTGCTGGAAATTCAGCAAAATGGCCCAACGATTCGCTATTTGATTCGCCGCTGA
- a CDS encoding GTPase HflX, producing MNHDIVTTTDNIVILVGINFGKKDKESLAELKELALSDRLSVATIVEGTRRQPDPATFIGKGKLEEVRQLLVQTQATTVIFNHELSPIQQRNLSLKLDCRVIDRTSLILDIFAQRAKSHEGKLQVELAQLEYLATRLVRGWTHLERQKGGIGLRGPGETQLETDRRLLAKRVELLKEKLAKLGRQRNVQRRARKRSEMMSVAIVGYTNAGKSTLFNRLVRSDTYVANKLFATLDTTTRRLFLPERGLIVISDTVGFIRDLPHTLVASFRATLEETVYADLLLHVVDASSPNREEQINEVNKLLKEIGADSITQILILNKIDRIEEERSASYIRDEYGKIIKIRLSARTGIGLDYLYRALMEAFDHNKNKLGQHAVTSVNMNDSIRSTVINNEED from the coding sequence ATGAATCATGATATTGTAACGACAACAGATAATATCGTCATACTAGTTGGGATTAATTTTGGTAAAAAAGATAAGGAGAGTCTGGCTGAATTAAAAGAACTGGCACTGAGTGACCGGCTATCTGTAGCAACTATCGTTGAAGGCACGCGCAGACAACCTGATCCGGCCACTTTTATTGGCAAAGGTAAATTAGAGGAGGTTCGTCAACTTCTAGTACAAACCCAGGCAACAACAGTAATATTCAATCATGAGCTATCTCCCATACAACAACGAAATCTTTCTTTAAAACTGGATTGTCGTGTTATTGATCGTACTAGCCTTATTCTGGATATTTTTGCACAAAGAGCTAAAAGTCATGAGGGTAAGTTACAGGTTGAATTAGCACAGCTGGAGTATCTCGCTACCCGCTTAGTCAGAGGATGGACGCATCTGGAACGCCAAAAGGGAGGGATTGGCTTGCGAGGTCCAGGAGAAACTCAGTTGGAAACGGATCGGCGTTTACTGGCAAAGCGTGTCGAACTTCTTAAAGAAAAATTAGCTAAACTGGGACGACAACGGAATGTACAAAGGCGCGCCAGAAAACGTTCTGAAATGATGTCAGTTGCAATAGTTGGCTATACCAACGCAGGTAAATCAACCTTGTTTAATCGACTTGTGCGCTCAGATACGTATGTTGCCAACAAGTTATTTGCTACCTTAGATACCACCACCAGAAGGCTTTTTTTACCAGAACGCGGCTTGATCGTGATATCCGACACGGTTGGATTTATTCGCGATTTACCGCATACGCTGGTTGCCTCGTTTCGTGCCACATTGGAAGAAACTGTCTATGCTGATTTACTTTTGCATGTTGTTGATGCATCTAGCCCTAATCGAGAAGAACAGATTAATGAAGTCAATAAGTTGTTAAAAGAAATAGGAGCTGACAGCATCACGCAAATCTTGATTTTAAATAAAATTGATCGAATAGAAGAAGAGAGATCAGCAAGTTACATCCGTGATGAGTATGGTAAAATTATCAAGATTCGTCTCAGTGCAAGGACAGGTATAGGTCTCGATTATCTTTATAGGGCGCTGATGGAAGCATTTGATCATAATAAAAACAAACTGGGTCAGCATGCGGTAACGTCTGTAAATATGAACGACAGTATCCGTTCTACTGTTATAAATAATGAAGAGGACTAA
- a CDS encoding adenylosuccinate synthetase, which produces MEHMAKNVVVVGTQWGDEGKGKIVDWLTDQAAGVVRFQGGHNAGHTLVVNGKKTILHLTPSGILREHVICYIGNGVVLSPTALLDEIDMLEQAGVDVTNRLRISEACPLILPYHIAIDGARERAKGIDKIGTTGRGIGPAYEDKIARRAIRLQDLFHPERFANKLKEILDYHNFLLKNYYHTTTIDYSEILEKYLKQAEKIQPMVADIPQLLFKANQAGNNLLFEGAQGALLDIDHGTYPFVTSSNCVAGAASTGSGVGPQLLNYVLGITKAYTTRVGSGPFPTELANKTGEYLAQKGHEFGSTTGRPRRCGWFDAVAVRRSIQINGVSGLCITKLDVLDDLEKLKICTGYKFKHSDKSCDVLPFGADDLTDIEPVYEEWPGWQEATAGIKEFDRLPQAAQSYLNRMAELCQAPIAMVSTGPDRTETIMFHHPFA; this is translated from the coding sequence ATGGAGCATATGGCCAAGAACGTTGTAGTTGTTGGAACGCAATGGGGAGATGAGGGCAAAGGTAAAATTGTCGATTGGCTCACTGATCAGGCCGCAGGTGTAGTGCGATTTCAGGGTGGACATAATGCTGGCCATACATTGGTGGTTAATGGCAAGAAAACGATATTACACCTTACTCCTTCAGGAATACTGCGTGAACATGTTATTTGCTATATCGGTAACGGTGTTGTGCTGTCTCCCACTGCATTATTAGATGAAATTGACATGTTGGAACAAGCAGGTGTTGACGTAACAAATCGATTGCGTATTAGCGAAGCTTGTCCACTAATTTTGCCTTATCATATTGCAATAGATGGGGCACGCGAACGAGCAAAAGGCATAGATAAAATTGGTACAACAGGCAGGGGAATCGGGCCTGCTTATGAAGATAAGATTGCTCGGCGTGCTATCCGCTTGCAAGATTTATTTCATCCGGAACGGTTTGCAAATAAGCTGAAAGAAATTCTCGATTATCATAATTTTTTATTAAAAAATTACTATCACACTACAACAATTGATTACAGTGAAATTCTGGAGAAATATTTAAAGCAAGCTGAAAAAATTCAGCCGATGGTTGCAGATATTCCTCAATTGCTGTTTAAAGCAAATCAAGCTGGTAACAATTTATTATTCGAGGGTGCGCAAGGTGCTTTGTTAGATATTGATCATGGCACTTATCCTTTTGTCACTTCCAGTAATTGCGTAGCTGGGGCTGCTTCAACCGGCAGCGGTGTTGGGCCGCAGTTGCTGAATTATGTTTTAGGTATTACTAAAGCCTACACGACACGTGTAGGATCAGGCCCTTTCCCGACGGAATTGGCCAATAAGACAGGTGAATATTTGGCGCAAAAAGGTCATGAATTCGGCTCTACCACTGGGCGTCCTCGTCGTTGCGGCTGGTTTGATGCGGTTGCAGTCAGGCGTTCGATCCAAATTAATGGCGTATCAGGATTATGTATTACTAAACTCGATGTACTGGATGACTTGGAAAAACTGAAGATTTGTACTGGCTATAAATTTAAACACTCGGATAAATCATGTGATGTACTGCCATTTGGCGCAGATGATTTGACTGATATCGAACCTGTTTATGAAGAATGGCCTGGCTGGCAGGAAGCAACAGCAGGTATCAAGGAATTTGATCGGTTGCCGCAGGCTGCTCAAAGTTATCTTAATCGTATGGCAGAGCTTTGCCAGGCACCGATTGCCATGGTTTCAACCGGCCCAGATCGAACCGAAACAATTATGTTTCATCATCCCTTTGCGTAA